The sequence TTGGAATATACTTTTTTTACTTAATAAAAACTTAAACAACTTTATTTTATACCACCAAAAGAAAAACATTATTAGTGACTACCACCAAATCATAAATACGTATTACATATTTTAAAATCTTTCTTGAGGCGGGGGATGATTTAATTAGAAATAGCGATAAAAATTTAGATATTAAGGGGAAGTCCATAATAATAGGTTTTCTTGCTTTAATGGCAATGTTAATGATTGTGATGCCTGCAGGTTTTGCAGCAAACAACACCACAAACGCAACACCCTATACCATCTCCACATTAGACAGCCATGTTGGTGCTGATCTGAGTAAAAACCCTGAAATAACAACTAATGTACCTAAAACTACTCTTTCAACTCAAATACTTGAAAAAGAGAAACAAGGTTCAACTGTTATTCAGTTTGGAAATGGTAACGGTAAAAAACTCTTGATATGGGCTGGAATCCATGGAAATGAAGAAGAAGCCAACATAGCAACCATGCAGTACCTGGAGTACATCAAAAACCAGAACTTCAATGGAACTTTGTACGTTGTTCCATTTGCAATTCCAAAGGATACTTCACTGAATTCAAGGTACTACGGCCCAATGAAATACACCTACACTGTAAAAGTTAAATACAAAAAGGTATGGTACAAAAAGGCCTACACAAAATGGTACAAAAAGGTTTACAGATCCCATGGAAAGAAGTACTACAAATGGGTTAAAAAAACCTACTACAAAAAGACCTACAAGTGGCTCTACAAATACGTGAAGAAAACAGGCTACAAATATGTGGATCCAAACAGGGTTGCCAATGTTCAGGGAACTCCAGGATGGAACGTTGTTCAATTCGCTAAAAACCATGGTATAACCAACATATTAGATGTTCACTCTGGTGGAGGTTTAACCTCATACACCAAGGGAGTTATATACGCCACAACATCAACACCAACATCTTCATATTCTGGTGAGAGCAACTGGGCCAAATACGTTAAGAGTGTAACAGGCTGTGCAGTTGAGTATGGTTCTGGTCAAGATGGAATGGTAAGAAACCAGGGACATCACTACGGTATCAGCACCATAACCCTTGAAGTTGAAAGGGACTATGGATCAACAGCAAATTATGCAGCAGTCGAGCTCAAAATGATCAAAGCTGCATGTAAATACTTTGGATTCCCAGGATAAAACGTTGATTTCATCTAACGATGAAACAACATTTTTTTATTTTTAATTTTATTTTAATTCAAGTTAAAAATCAGTTTAGAGTTTAAAATCATCTTTTTTAGGTATTGGAATTTTATCTAAATCTTTGATTTAATGTATTCTTAAAATAAATGTGAAGTCCCTGGTGATGAGTCCAGGGACATGAACCTACCACATTTTTTATCCATATAAGGAGGAAATGGATTAAATTTGCATGTCTTGTCTGTGGTAAGCTTTTCACTGTAAAAATTATGGGCCTCAAGTGGTTGTTATGTTAAAAAACTCATATCGTATATTCTTCAAGATTTACGGCTTTATTAATCCTTTGAGTTCCAGAGAAAGTATTTGGGTATTTATTTCCGTATATTTTAGGTTTTTTTAATTTTTTAATAGAATTTAAATCTAAATTACTTGATTTAATTATAAATTTTAATAAAAGGTTATAACTCCTCTCCCTAATAAACATATTGATATGTTTGTGAATGTAACTCATTATTTATAAAAAATCCAAAAAAATGAGGATCAAAAATTGAAAAACCAAAATTCTTAATTATCAATATTTCCCTCGTAATTTGATTAACGAAAAATAATAAATCACATCCAGAACAAACATAAATAATAAAAAGGAGGATGAGGGTAATGGTTGAAACCTGTATGAGTGAGAGCGAAATAAACGACTTTGTTGAGAACTTCAAAGGAATGTTGTGGGATGATGTGGACGATGCACTTGCAGGCATGACTAGAGAGGACATGATAGCCATTATAAAGGCCTTAAAAAAGAGATTCGGATGATCCTTTTAATTTATTTTTTTTAGGCAATTAAATTTTAAAAATGAGCCTTTGAAGGTGAGGATTATCTCATGGATACAGTTAAAGAAACTGCAATTCAATCTGAAAATAAAATCAATCGCCAAGGGGTAAAGGGTATTATTACGGGCTTTATTGGAATTTTTGCTGGCTTAATAATACTCCTGATTTCATCAGGTAGAATCAATTGGATGAATGAATGGCTTTTTTTCACTTTGATGTTAACCTATGAACTAATCTATGTGGGATTCCTCCTCAAAGTAAATCCTGGATTGCTCAATGAAAGGGCCAAATTGGTTCCAGAGGGGAGTAAACTTTTTGATAAGATATTTGCAGTTCTTTACATACCTCTTTATTTTTCTATTTTGATTATCTCTGGAATTGACGCAGGAAGATATGAATGGACGATCATGCCATTATGGGTTGTAGGTTTTGGAGTAGTTATGTTTATAGCCTCTTATTTCTTTTCATTCTGGGCGATGTATGTTAATTCATATTTTGAGTGCACGGTTCGTATTCAAGAGGATAGAAATCAGGAAGTGATTACCACTGGTCCTTATGGAATTGTAAGACATCCCGGATATATCGCAGGTATAATCTCCTTTTTAGCTGTCCCCATTATTTTAGGGTCATGGTGGGGTCTTGTGCCCAGTGCTATGCTAACAATTGCGTTAGTTACCCGCACGGCATTAGAAGACCTTACATTACAAAAAGAGTTACCAGGGTATAAGGAATACACCAAAAAAACGCGTTATCGTTTGATACCATGGGTTTGGTAAATAAAAAAAGTTAAAAAGAAAGTTTTGGATGAAAAATAATAAAAAAGAAAATAAAGAAGGTTTTAGCTTTTTAATAAAGATTTAACTTTCTACCTGTTCTTTCTCAGCCTGTTTCATCTTATAATCTGCAATTGCAGCGCGAAGGGCATCTGCAGCCAGGTTGGAGCAGTGCATCTTAACGGGTGGCAGTCCCTCAAGTTCCTCAGCTACGTCGTTACGTGTTATCTTCAGGGCTTCTTCTATGGTTTTTCCAACTGCCATCTCTGTTATCATACTGCTTGTGGCTATTGCAGCACCGCAGCCGAAGGTTTTGAACTTCACATCAGTGATGATGTTGTCCTCAACCTTTATGTATATGGTCATGAGGTCTCCGCAGGTTGGGTTTCCCTCAGTTCCCACACCATCGGCATCTTCTATTTCTCCAACGTTCCTTGGGTTCTGAAAATGGTCCATAACCTTTTCGCTGTACATATTATTCCCCCTTACTACACCATAATGGTGACATCTTTCTTAAAGTATCAACAACTTCCTTAATTGATGTTATTGCATGATCTATATCTTCTTCTGTGTTTTCAC is a genomic window of Methanobacterium congolense containing:
- a CDS encoding M14 family metallopeptidase, with protein sequence MAMLMIVMPAGFAANNTTNATPYTISTLDSHVGADLSKNPEITTNVPKTTLSTQILEKEKQGSTVIQFGNGNGKKLLIWAGIHGNEEEANIATMQYLEYIKNQNFNGTLYVVPFAIPKDTSLNSRYYGPMKYTYTVKVKYKKVWYKKAYTKWYKKVYRSHGKKYYKWVKKTYYKKTYKWLYKYVKKTGYKYVDPNRVANVQGTPGWNVVQFAKNHGITNILDVHSGGGLTSYTKGVIYATTSTPTSSYSGESNWAKYVKSVTGCAVEYGSGQDGMVRNQGHHYGISTITLEVERDYGSTANYAAVELKMIKAACKYFGFPG
- a CDS encoding methyltransferase family protein, whose translation is MDTVKETAIQSENKINRQGVKGIITGFIGIFAGLIILLISSGRINWMNEWLFFTLMLTYELIYVGFLLKVNPGLLNERAKLVPEGSKLFDKIFAVLYIPLYFSILIISGIDAGRYEWTIMPLWVVGFGVVMFIASYFFSFWAMYVNSYFECTVRIQEDRNQEVITTGPYGIVRHPGYIAGIISFLAVPIILGSWWGLVPSAMLTIALVTRTALEDLTLQKELPGYKEYTKKTRYRLIPWVW
- the nifU gene encoding Fe-S cluster assembly scaffold protein NifU, producing the protein MYSEKVMDHFQNPRNVGEIEDADGVGTEGNPTCGDLMTIYIKVEDNIITDVKFKTFGCGAAIATSSMITEMAVGKTIEEALKITRNDVAEELEGLPPVKMHCSNLAADALRAAIADYKMKQAEKEQVES